One stretch of Desulfovibrio sp. JC022 DNA includes these proteins:
- a CDS encoding alpha-hydroxy-acid oxidizing protein, with protein MKEVRDNARDLMKGYCKVCPVCNGKACVGEVPGMGGLGTAASFKNNVKALEDLKLNMRTIHEFSEPDTSVNIMGIDLDIPVIAAPIGGVEFNMGGKISEQVYVTNKLKGCKDKGIIGCTGDGVPPFIHESGFAAIKDVAGHGIPFIKPWEDKELNEKLQKAEETGSKIIGMDIDAAGLITLKKMGRPVTPKCMRKLREIIESVNADFILKGIMTPDEARMAIDAGAKGIVVSNHGGRVLDSCPGTAEVLFEISRAVAGQCCVMVDGGVRTGSDVLKMLALGADAVMIGRPFSIATMGGLQEGVEKYIDQLKSELTAAMVLTGTEKASFVDIRVLYR; from the coding sequence ATGAAAGAAGTACGCGACAACGCACGTGATTTGATGAAAGGCTATTGCAAAGTATGCCCGGTCTGTAACGGCAAAGCCTGCGTGGGCGAAGTTCCCGGTATGGGCGGCCTTGGCACTGCGGCAAGCTTTAAAAATAATGTAAAAGCCCTTGAAGACCTGAAACTGAACATGCGCACCATCCATGAATTCAGCGAGCCGGACACCTCGGTGAATATCATGGGCATTGACCTTGATATCCCGGTCATTGCCGCCCCCATCGGTGGAGTTGAATTCAATATGGGCGGCAAAATAAGCGAACAGGTTTACGTCACCAACAAACTCAAAGGCTGCAAGGATAAAGGCATCATCGGCTGTACCGGAGACGGCGTACCGCCCTTTATCCATGAAAGCGGATTTGCAGCGATTAAAGATGTTGCAGGCCATGGCATTCCCTTCATCAAACCGTGGGAAGACAAAGAATTAAACGAAAAACTCCAAAAAGCTGAAGAAACCGGAAGTAAGATCATCGGCATGGACATTGACGCCGCCGGACTGATCACCCTCAAAAAAATGGGCCGTCCGGTCACCCCCAAATGCATGCGTAAACTGCGTGAAATCATCGAATCCGTAAATGCGGACTTCATCCTCAAGGGCATTATGACCCCGGATGAAGCACGCATGGCAATTGACGCCGGAGCCAAGGGAATTGTTGTTTCCAACCACGGCGGGCGCGTGCTCGACTCCTGCCCCGGCACAGCGGAGGTACTCTTTGAAATCTCCCGTGCAGTGGCCGGACAGTGTTGCGTAATGGTCGACGGCGGCGTGCGCACAGGAAGCGATGTGCTCAAAATGCTGGCCCTCGGCGCAGATGCGGTCATGATCGGACGCCCCTTCTCCATTGCGACCATGGGCGGCTTACAGGAAGGTGTGGAAAAATATATCGACCAACTCAAATCCGAACTCACCGCCGCTATGGTTCTCACCGGAACTGAAAAAGCAAGCTTTGTGGATATAAGAGTTTTGTACCGTTAA
- a CDS encoding ABC transporter substrate-binding protein: protein MKKFFYLITKYITSVLSILLLLHGISYADPLTIGYIELPPYYFTNAQHQPDGFLLHLTKKIMNKAGCECTYKSMPSKRILHTIRKGGSFASIGWFKTQDREEYAKFSQPIYKNKPIGIFLRKKDYKKFSRHKTLKELLEQNKFKTGYIAGHSMGKYIDTLLDKHSHSVHALSGTTQQLVRMLHDGSIDFCLLAPIETSKIIQQSSYREDEFYFMSMADITKGNTRHLIFSRNVSDETIEKINTAIDEIMNETDEHEID from the coding sequence ATGAAAAAGTTTTTTTACCTCATAACCAAATACATAACATCTGTATTATCCATTCTGCTTTTATTGCACGGGATATCTTATGCTGATCCGCTGACAATTGGCTATATTGAACTTCCACCCTACTACTTTACAAACGCCCAGCATCAACCGGATGGTTTTTTATTACATCTTACCAAAAAAATTATGAATAAAGCAGGATGCGAATGCACCTACAAAAGTATGCCATCAAAAAGGATATTACATACAATCAGAAAAGGGGGGTCTTTTGCATCAATTGGATGGTTCAAAACACAAGATCGCGAAGAATACGCTAAATTTTCGCAACCTATCTACAAAAATAAACCAATTGGTATATTTCTAAGAAAAAAAGACTATAAAAAATTTAGTCGACACAAAACACTGAAAGAACTTCTGGAACAAAATAAATTCAAAACTGGGTATATTGCCGGGCATTCCATGGGTAAATATATCGACACCTTGCTGGACAAACATTCCCACTCAGTCCACGCATTATCCGGTACAACTCAACAACTTGTAAGAATGCTCCATGATGGGAGCATTGATTTTTGCCTTCTGGCACCAATAGAGACTTCTAAAATTATCCAGCAGTCCAGCTACCGGGAAGATGAATTCTATTTCATGTCCATGGCCGACATAACCAAAGGAAACACACGTCACCTAATCTTTTCCAGAAATGTTTCAGATGAAACAATTGAAAAGATAAATACTGCCATCGATGAAATAATGAATGAGACAGACGAACACGAAATAGATTAA
- a CDS encoding FadR/GntR family transcriptional regulator, producing MDSTNPAKTVHQSVARQIAELIESGNLKKGDKLPAERTLAERFKVSRSSIREAIKSLAQKNLVESRRGDGTYILAEMDADIFDAFTTAFSDQKKRISDIFQFRRVIEPEIAALAAASMNDETLNRLKLIVCDQQMKSQSGKNSSDLDALLHREIAKATGNSIFPEMMQALEQIMDESRSEILQPPARQQASIAAHFKILEAFENRDPAMARETMRKHIAEVEEAATGRNQPE from the coding sequence ATGGATTCAACAAATCCTGCAAAAACAGTGCACCAATCAGTGGCCCGGCAGATTGCCGAGCTGATTGAATCGGGCAATCTCAAAAAAGGAGATAAGCTACCTGCTGAAAGGACCTTAGCTGAAAGGTTCAAGGTTTCCAGAAGTTCGATACGTGAAGCGATTAAGTCTCTTGCACAAAAAAATCTGGTTGAAAGCCGCCGGGGAGATGGAACCTATATTCTCGCAGAAATGGACGCTGACATCTTTGATGCATTCACCACCGCTTTCAGCGACCAGAAAAAAAGAATAAGCGACATTTTCCAGTTCAGAAGAGTGATTGAGCCGGAAATTGCCGCGCTGGCAGCTGCTTCAATGAATGATGAAACACTCAACCGCTTAAAATTGATAGTCTGCGACCAGCAGATGAAATCCCAGAGCGGCAAGAACAGCAGCGACCTTGATGCCCTGCTGCACCGTGAAATTGCCAAGGCCACCGGGAACTCCATTTTCCCGGAAATGATGCAGGCCCTTGAGCAGATAATGGATGAAAGCCGCTCGGAAATTCTGCAACCGCCCGCAAGACAGCAGGCTTCCATCGCTGCGCATTTCAAAATCCTCGAAGCATTTGAAAACCGCGACCCGGCAATGGCCCGCGAAACCATGCGCAAGCACATAGCTGAAGTCGAAGAAGCGGCAACAGGCCGTAATCAACCTGAATAA
- a CDS encoding sulfite exporter TauE/SafE family protein — MFSTLLIFVVLGIFAGILAGLLGIGGGLVIVPILVFALPPLGIPEVHLMHIALGTSLASIIFTSISSMRSHNKRGAVRWDIFKTITPGIIVGTFLGSLSTSFMNTNFLKAVFVIFLYYVASQMLFGLKPKASRQVPGSKGMFTAGSVIGIFSSLVGIGGGTLSVPFLTMCNIVIHTAIGTAAAIGLPIALAGTAGYIWTGLGVEGLPPYCFGYVYLPALIGIVSASMLTAPIGVRLAHSLPVDKLKKIFAVLLIIVATRMLITIF; from the coding sequence ATGTTTTCTACCTTACTGATTTTCGTTGTACTTGGTATTTTCGCCGGAATTCTGGCAGGACTGCTCGGTATCGGCGGCGGACTGGTCATTGTGCCTATTCTCGTCTTCGCCCTGCCCCCGCTGGGTATCCCGGAAGTTCACCTGATGCATATCGCACTGGGAACCTCCCTTGCGAGCATCATCTTCACTTCCATCTCCAGCATGCGCTCACACAATAAGCGCGGAGCCGTGCGCTGGGATATTTTCAAAACCATCACACCGGGAATTATTGTAGGAACATTTCTCGGTTCCCTTTCCACTTCATTCATGAATACCAATTTTCTGAAGGCCGTCTTCGTGATTTTCCTCTACTACGTAGCCTCGCAGATGCTTTTCGGACTTAAACCCAAGGCATCGCGACAGGTTCCCGGTTCCAAAGGGATGTTTACCGCCGGTAGCGTGATAGGAATATTTTCCAGCCTTGTGGGTATCGGTGGCGGAACCCTTTCCGTGCCCTTCCTGACCATGTGCAACATCGTCATCCATACCGCCATCGGCACAGCTGCGGCCATAGGATTACCCATCGCATTAGCAGGGACAGCCGGATATATTTGGACCGGGCTGGGCGTAGAAGGACTGCCTCCCTACTGCTTCGGCTATGTATACCTGCCCGCCTTGATCGGGATTGTTTCAGCAAGTATGCTGACAGCGCCCATCGGTGTGCGGCTGGCTCACAGCCTGCCCGTCGACAAGCTCAAAAAGATTTTCGCAGTGCTGCTTATTATCGTAGCAACCCGTATGTTAATTACTATTTTTTAG
- a CDS encoding DNA polymerase III subunit delta' yields MFTSIKETASRQNLVLPRFAKLAQKPPQCLLIEGGSADERMDMARYWACVLNCENGQDPCGTCQSCQQIADNAFNDFLLIDREENDSGTGLKQDISVDSIRELLPVWGQPPHGGGTRVTVVREAQHLNGNSANALLKTLEEPRPGNVFVLTAPQRERLLETLVSRSWVITLAWPTDQQNSPEVAQWVNAMVHFWRSGQGWFARTSAKGALDKEMGLQVVMGCQRELKNALLNPQSTSAANALSGLFDAKGLRRLDLVLGKAQESLNYNVNPPLVLDWVCTAAMPKKRR; encoded by the coding sequence ATGTTCACATCTATTAAAGAAACTGCTTCGAGGCAGAATCTGGTTCTGCCCAGATTTGCGAAGCTGGCCCAGAAGCCTCCGCAATGTTTGCTGATTGAAGGCGGCAGTGCTGATGAGCGTATGGACATGGCTCGTTACTGGGCTTGCGTGCTGAACTGTGAGAACGGTCAGGACCCGTGCGGAACCTGCCAGTCCTGCCAGCAGATTGCAGATAATGCTTTTAACGATTTTTTACTTATCGATCGTGAAGAAAATGATAGCGGCACCGGACTGAAGCAGGATATTTCCGTAGACTCTATTCGTGAACTTCTCCCGGTCTGGGGACAACCTCCCCATGGCGGCGGCACCCGTGTTACCGTGGTCCGTGAGGCGCAACACCTAAACGGCAACTCTGCCAACGCGCTGCTCAAGACTCTTGAAGAACCCCGCCCCGGTAACGTTTTTGTTCTCACTGCACCGCAGCGTGAGCGACTGCTCGAAACCCTTGTCTCCCGAAGCTGGGTGATTACCCTTGCTTGGCCTACAGATCAGCAGAATTCCCCGGAAGTGGCGCAGTGGGTCAATGCCATGGTCCATTTCTGGCGTTCCGGTCAGGGCTGGTTTGCGCGTACTTCCGCAAAAGGCGCGCTGGATAAAGAAATGGGCTTGCAGGTGGTCATGGGCTGTCAGCGGGAACTCAAGAACGCACTTCTAAATCCCCAATCAACTTCTGCTGCCAACGCCCTTTCAGGGTTATTTGATGCCAAAGGATTGCGCAGGCTCGACCTTGTGCTTGGCAAGGCGCAGGAGTCCCTTAATTACAATGTGAATCCACCTCTGGTGCTGGATTGGGTTTGCACTGCCGCCATGCCGAAGAAGCGGCGGTAG
- a CDS encoding S41 family peptidase, protein MSGHFKNIYFSRNYATLAFAILSIFIFNGNTGCGTSPNHHPFVKTQAADYSGLSWTQAYDAFHALMQKQYAFSDWKSINWNTLDNTIRPKVVAAEAAVNADNYINALLEYTRSIPDGHVTWNSTAINGITTNTKGTYGLGIIGLDDGKVIANFVKAGGPANAAGIDVGSEITHWDGVPIATAVSQASTIWRPNPASIATNEHTILEQYRALALDPVGTNITVTYFKADGTGPFVTPALAAADDGGEVEFRTRLWDRVDEADPIKYEVLASGYGYIQLGTLESDDISFDQLFDKFKEAMEFLTGRNVPGIIIDLRANGGGSDELAAKISGFFYSERTFYEYQNIYNAYNEQREILLPSPDDTYILGWGLPLNIMPQYPQFRGPIVGIVNPDSVSSAEGVAMTIQNLENGYIVSFYGTNGSFGMTGGEAKIPLGYTISFPNGQSLDINKEVQLDSQNGIGGITPDVRVPKTSARMIDYANRVDTELAYAVDFLNSL, encoded by the coding sequence ATGTCAGGACATTTCAAAAACATTTATTTTTCAAGAAATTACGCAACGTTAGCTTTCGCCATACTTTCCATTTTCATATTTAATGGAAACACCGGTTGCGGTACATCCCCAAACCATCATCCTTTTGTGAAAACTCAAGCTGCTGATTACAGTGGGTTAAGCTGGACGCAGGCATATGATGCATTTCACGCGCTAATGCAAAAACAATATGCATTCAGTGACTGGAAAAGTATTAATTGGAACACGCTTGACAACACTATCCGCCCAAAAGTCGTTGCAGCCGAAGCAGCAGTAAATGCAGACAATTACATTAATGCTTTACTTGAATACACCAGATCAATACCTGATGGACATGTCACTTGGAACTCTACGGCTATTAATGGTATTACTACAAACACGAAAGGGACTTACGGTCTCGGAATTATCGGTTTAGATGATGGAAAAGTTATAGCTAACTTTGTAAAAGCCGGAGGACCAGCCAATGCCGCCGGAATTGATGTCGGCTCCGAAATTACTCATTGGGATGGCGTCCCCATTGCCACAGCAGTATCACAAGCATCTACAATATGGCGCCCCAATCCAGCTTCTATAGCAACAAATGAACATACCATTCTCGAACAATACAGAGCTCTCGCTTTGGACCCCGTCGGCACCAATATTACCGTTACATATTTTAAAGCAGACGGTACCGGACCATTTGTAACTCCAGCATTGGCGGCTGCAGATGACGGTGGAGAAGTTGAATTCAGGACAAGGCTTTGGGACCGCGTGGATGAAGCCGACCCGATCAAATACGAAGTACTTGCCAGCGGGTACGGTTATATACAGCTCGGCACGCTGGAAAGCGATGATATTTCTTTTGATCAACTCTTTGATAAGTTCAAAGAGGCAATGGAATTCCTGACCGGAAGAAATGTTCCGGGAATTATCATTGATCTTCGGGCAAACGGCGGAGGGTCAGATGAGCTCGCAGCCAAGATCTCAGGATTTTTTTATTCTGAAAGAACATTTTACGAATACCAGAATATCTACAATGCCTACAATGAACAGCGCGAAATACTTCTACCAAGTCCTGATGACACCTACATACTGGGCTGGGGACTTCCGTTGAACATAATGCCGCAATATCCCCAATTCAGAGGCCCAATAGTAGGCATCGTAAACCCGGACAGCGTCAGCTCTGCTGAAGGGGTAGCAATGACCATACAAAACCTCGAGAACGGCTACATTGTAAGTTTTTACGGAACAAACGGATCATTTGGAATGACCGGGGGAGAAGCCAAAATACCCCTCGGATATACAATCAGTTTTCCCAATGGACAATCACTGGACATAAATAAAGAAGTACAACTGGACAGCCAAAACGGAATTGGCGGAATTACGCCTGACGTTCGAGTCCCAAAGACATCAGCCAGAATGATAGATTACGCCAATAGGGTTGATACCGAACTGGCCTATGCAGTAGATTTTCTAAACTCGTTGTAA
- a CDS encoding pitrilysin family protein: protein MVPQKNAKAVEAVKGFDFEKLCILMLLCGVLLMSAGCKVEKIDANKKEDVAAGIIEKEPAVAPAAEAVQFSADSVAEKAATAELSGEIKKALASGEGPHVIKLRNGMSVLIKEDDRFPLVNVRLFVHAGSSYEESEQAGISHLLEHMVFKGTETRAPGQTARDIESVGGDMNAATSFDYTVYYVEVPENEWKLGMDIVTDMTFNAKIDPEELKSEREVVLSELERGEDNPGSRIFKTLQSIVWKDTSYQWPIIGYRDSVKGISSEDIHAYIDRLYQPQSMLLTVVGKIDPEAVVKEAEKLCGSRKSVAPVVPPTAFPVPATGKTTVKVVPGKWNKAYIGAAFPIPGLDSAKIAGLETMCELLGGGETSRLYRKFKYEKRMVDSISVSSLTLERAGMLYVFATLDADKVDEFWKELMIELSSVDFKDFTDREMDRVVINLEDSLFLTKETLSGLASKLGYFQFFEDGQQAEENYLYDLRNVTREQLQQLYDEYFDPEKLAACMLMPEGVEVDAQDFEKAVADNWPAKVKDAAQADAAGPGEAATIELSNGSKLVFIPDETLPYTALSMYWVGGDADLTPEEQGLAAMVSQSLTRGTESLNATELEDFVSDRAASLGATAGREVFAINAKFPSRFTADILPLINEVITSPRFAAEELDRARQDQVSAIKRKEDRPLGLAFRNIFPFLYKNGSYSYFHLGMPETVEKFTREEILAYWQKQSSRPFVISICGDYDRDALAAFAKELDGKLVVKDTAVSVPVPNWGGEKDLTMTLPDRNQAHLMVIFPVPGMEDEQATAGLSLLRASLAGQSGLLFRDLRDKQGLGYTVTAFLWQAPKTGFMAFYIGTKPEQLEQAMTGFENTVKMLKAEDLPEDEILRARNILRGEYYQDHQSLLSRSREAASLIVKGFQPDLDQKIIEQASKTDAAQVRLLINKYIDWDNKYILTVKP from the coding sequence ATGGTCCCTCAAAAAAATGCGAAGGCCGTTGAGGCCGTTAAAGGATTTGATTTTGAAAAACTATGTATTCTTATGCTTCTTTGCGGGGTGCTGCTGATGAGTGCCGGATGCAAAGTTGAAAAAATAGATGCCAACAAAAAAGAAGATGTGGCTGCCGGAATAATTGAAAAAGAACCCGCAGTTGCTCCTGCTGCTGAGGCTGTCCAGTTCTCTGCTGATTCTGTTGCTGAAAAGGCTGCAACCGCTGAACTTAGCGGTGAGATCAAGAAAGCCTTAGCTTCGGGCGAAGGTCCGCATGTGATCAAACTCAGGAACGGTATGTCTGTTCTGATTAAGGAAGATGATCGCTTTCCGTTGGTTAACGTGCGTCTTTTCGTCCACGCCGGATCTTCTTATGAAGAATCGGAGCAGGCAGGGATCAGCCATTTACTTGAGCATATGGTCTTTAAAGGGACCGAAACCCGCGCTCCCGGTCAGACCGCCCGTGATATTGAGTCCGTGGGCGGTGATATGAATGCCGCTACCAGCTTTGACTACACTGTTTATTATGTGGAAGTCCCTGAGAATGAATGGAAGCTGGGCATGGATATCGTCACTGACATGACTTTCAACGCAAAGATTGATCCCGAAGAACTCAAATCCGAGCGTGAAGTTGTTCTTTCCGAGCTGGAGCGTGGTGAAGATAATCCCGGCAGCAGGATTTTCAAGACCCTGCAATCCATCGTCTGGAAAGATACCAGTTACCAGTGGCCCATCATCGGCTACCGTGACTCGGTAAAAGGAATTTCATCTGAAGATATCCATGCTTATATTGACCGTCTTTATCAGCCGCAGTCCATGCTGCTGACCGTTGTCGGTAAGATTGATCCCGAAGCAGTGGTTAAGGAAGCTGAAAAACTTTGCGGCAGCCGCAAGTCTGTTGCTCCGGTCGTTCCACCTACTGCTTTCCCTGTTCCCGCAACTGGCAAGACCACAGTCAAAGTGGTTCCCGGTAAATGGAATAAGGCGTACATCGGTGCGGCTTTCCCTATTCCCGGTCTTGATTCCGCTAAAATTGCCGGACTTGAAACCATGTGCGAACTTCTCGGCGGCGGTGAAACTTCCCGTCTGTACCGTAAGTTTAAGTATGAAAAACGCATGGTGGACAGCATCTCCGTATCATCCCTGACTCTTGAACGGGCCGGGATGCTTTACGTGTTCGCCACTCTTGATGCGGATAAGGTGGATGAATTCTGGAAAGAGCTTATGATTGAGCTTTCCTCTGTTGACTTTAAAGATTTTACTGACCGTGAAATGGACAGGGTGGTTATCAATCTTGAAGACTCCCTTTTCCTGACCAAGGAAACTCTTTCCGGGCTGGCTTCCAAGCTGGGCTATTTTCAGTTCTTTGAAGATGGACAGCAGGCTGAGGAGAATTATCTTTACGATCTGCGCAACGTTACTAGGGAGCAGTTGCAGCAGCTTTACGATGAATATTTCGATCCTGAAAAGCTGGCCGCCTGCATGCTCATGCCTGAAGGTGTTGAAGTTGATGCGCAGGACTTTGAGAAGGCCGTTGCAGATAACTGGCCCGCAAAGGTCAAAGATGCAGCTCAAGCAGACGCAGCCGGACCGGGTGAAGCAGCAACCATCGAACTCTCAAACGGTAGCAAGCTGGTTTTTATTCCCGATGAAACTTTGCCCTACACAGCTCTTTCCATGTACTGGGTTGGCGGTGACGCGGACCTTACTCCCGAAGAGCAGGGACTTGCAGCAATGGTTTCCCAGAGTCTGACCCGTGGAACTGAAAGTCTGAATGCAACCGAGCTTGAAGATTTTGTTTCCGACCGGGCTGCGTCACTCGGGGCTACTGCCGGGCGTGAGGTTTTTGCCATCAATGCAAAATTTCCGTCTCGCTTTACTGCGGATATCCTGCCGCTCATAAACGAAGTTATCACCAGTCCCCGCTTTGCGGCAGAGGAATTGGATCGGGCAAGACAGGATCAGGTTTCCGCTATCAAGCGCAAGGAAGACCGTCCTTTGGGACTTGCTTTCAGGAATATTTTTCCCTTTCTTTATAAAAACGGCAGCTATTCTTATTTCCATCTCGGTATGCCCGAAACAGTGGAGAAATTCACTCGCGAGGAAATACTTGCATACTGGCAGAAGCAGTCCTCCCGTCCCTTTGTAATTTCCATCTGCGGCGATTATGACCGCGATGCTCTTGCTGCTTTTGCAAAAGAGTTGGATGGCAAGTTGGTTGTGAAGGATACTGCTGTATCTGTCCCTGTACCCAATTGGGGAGGGGAGAAAGATCTGACCATGACCCTGCCGGATCGTAATCAGGCCCACCTGATGGTGATTTTCCCGGTTCCAGGCATGGAAGATGAACAGGCAACCGCAGGGCTTTCTCTGCTTCGGGCCTCTCTCGCAGGGCAGAGCGGGCTTCTTTTCCGTGACCTGCGTGATAAGCAGGGCCTTGGTTACACTGTGACCGCTTTTCTCTGGCAGGCACCCAAGACCGGATTTATGGCTTTCTACATCGGTACCAAGCCGGAACAGCTTGAACAGGCTATGACCGGATTTGAAAATACCGTTAAAATGCTTAAGGCGGAAGATCTGCCGGAAGATGAAATCCTGCGCGCCCGCAACATCCTGCGCGGCGAATACTATCAGGATCACCAGAGTCTGCTTTCCCGCAGTAGGGAGGCAGCCAGCCTGATCGTTAAGGGATTTCAGCCCGATCTGGATCAGAAAATTATCGAGCAGGCGTCAAAAACAGACGCTGCTCAAGTACGACTGTTGATTAATAAATACATCGACTGGGACAATAAATATATTCTGACTGTAAAACCGTAA
- a CDS encoding adenylosuccinate synthase — protein MANTVIVGTQWGDEGKGKIVDMLAEQAGAIVRFQGGNNAGHTLVVEGEQCILHLIPSGVLHQGKKCLIGNGVVLDPEVFLKEIDGLAEKGVDVSPERLMISKKTQIIMSYHRLMDNCRESLKSADNKIGTTGRGIGPCYEDKMNRCGIRAADLADPELLREKIVAGLQEKNVLFEKLFNVEALDAEKVYQEILPIAERVAPYLADVSSIIQDVNKEGKDVLFEGAQGVHLDIDHGTYPFVTSSNVVSGNAAAGAGCGPRQLERIIGICKAYTTRVGAGPFATELFDEIGETLQKNGHEFGATTGRKRRCGWLDMVVLRETARLCDLTEFALTKLDVLSGLKEIKICVAYEYRGEKVDYPPQEQNGMAHVKPVYESMPGWDEDITKASSYDELPEAARNYIARIEELSGVKVGIVSVGPDRAQTIVR, from the coding sequence ATGGCTAATACCGTAATCGTGGGAACCCAGTGGGGGGACGAAGGCAAGGGCAAAATCGTTGATATGCTCGCCGAACAAGCAGGTGCGATTGTACGTTTCCAGGGTGGAAACAACGCCGGTCACACACTTGTTGTGGAAGGAGAGCAGTGTATCCTGCATCTCATCCCGTCCGGGGTTCTTCATCAAGGTAAAAAGTGCCTCATCGGTAACGGGGTAGTACTCGACCCCGAGGTTTTTCTCAAGGAGATTGACGGACTCGCCGAAAAGGGCGTGGACGTATCCCCTGAGCGTTTGATGATCAGTAAGAAAACACAGATTATCATGTCGTACCACAGACTGATGGACAATTGCCGCGAATCCCTTAAATCCGCTGATAACAAGATCGGAACCACCGGTCGCGGTATCGGTCCCTGCTACGAAGATAAAATGAACCGTTGCGGTATCCGTGCCGCCGATCTCGCTGATCCTGAATTGCTGCGTGAAAAAATCGTGGCCGGTCTTCAGGAAAAGAACGTTCTTTTTGAAAAACTTTTCAATGTCGAAGCTCTTGATGCTGAAAAGGTATATCAGGAAATCCTGCCCATCGCAGAAAGGGTAGCACCTTATCTTGCTGATGTTTCATCCATTATTCAGGATGTAAACAAGGAAGGCAAGGACGTGCTTTTCGAAGGAGCACAGGGCGTGCATCTTGATATCGATCACGGAACCTATCCGTTTGTTACCTCTTCCAATGTTGTTTCCGGTAACGCAGCAGCAGGTGCCGGATGCGGTCCTCGCCAGCTGGAACGTATCATCGGTATCTGCAAGGCGTACACCACTCGTGTTGGTGCCGGGCCTTTCGCAACCGAACTGTTCGACGAAATCGGTGAAACATTGCAGAAGAACGGTCACGAGTTTGGTGCAACCACCGGACGTAAGCGCCGCTGCGGCTGGTTGGACATGGTTGTCCTGCGTGAAACCGCAAGACTCTGTGATCTCACCGAGTTCGCATTGACTAAGCTGGACGTTCTTTCCGGTCTTAAAGAAATCAAAATCTGCGTTGCTTACGAGTATCGCGGTGAAAAAGTCGATTATCCCCCGCAGGAACAGAACGGCATGGCTCACGTCAAGCCCGTTTATGAATCCATGCCCGGCTGGGATGAAGATATCACCAAGGCTTCCAGCTACGATGAGCTGCCCGAAGCCGCGCGTAACTACATTGCACGCATTGAAGAACTCTCCGGCGTAAAAGTCGGCATAGTCTCTGTCGGTCCCGACCGCGCTCAGACTATTGTAAGATAA
- a CDS encoding succinate dehydrogenase/fumarate reductase cytochrome b subunit, giving the protein MSFNSTVAPVKRGKSDAILDWLQMFSGVALIIFVFMHMSLVSSVIFSPSIMDTIAHTYEENYMAQIGGPLLFLLFLFHFYLAARKIPFRLEGQKTIWKHAKMLKHRDTWLWIVQVVSAMLILVMGAIHMWAVLSDLPITAARSAERIQSGPWIFFYLVLAPLVVMHVVAGLYRIAVKWGFIKDYQRGGLNKFATGLAVFFICIGLATLARFMTLST; this is encoded by the coding sequence ATGTCTTTCAACTCTACTGTCGCTCCTGTCAAGCGGGGCAAGAGTGACGCTATTCTGGACTGGCTCCAGATGTTTTCAGGGGTGGCTCTTATCATTTTTGTATTTATGCATATGAGCCTTGTTTCAAGTGTGATTTTCAGTCCATCAATCATGGACACCATTGCTCATACTTACGAGGAAAACTACATGGCCCAAATCGGCGGGCCGCTCCTTTTCCTGCTCTTCCTTTTTCATTTCTACCTTGCAGCGCGCAAGATTCCCTTCAGACTTGAAGGCCAGAAAACCATCTGGAAACACGCAAAAATGCTCAAGCATCGCGATACATGGCTTTGGATTGTGCAGGTGGTTTCCGCCATGCTGATTCTGGTCATGGGTGCTATTCACATGTGGGCTGTGCTAAGCGACTTGCCCATTACAGCGGCTCGCTCTGCTGAGCGTATCCAGTCCGGCCCTTGGATTTTCTTTTACCTTGTACTGGCTCCGTTGGTGGTTATGCACGTTGTTGCCGGCCTCTATAGAATTGCGGTTAAATGGGGCTTCATCAAGGATTACCAGCGCGGTGGGCTGAACAAGTTTGCCACCGGTCTGGCTGTATTCTTCATCTGCATCGGCCTGGCCACTCTGGCCCGCTTTATGACTCTCAGTACATAG